The following are encoded together in the Methylobacterium radiotolerans JCM 2831 genome:
- the repB gene encoding plasmid partitioning protein RepB: MWAAARPVAAQDGAVVELDPGLCEPSAIADRVPDATDATFEAFVDQIREEGQHTPILVRRHPTKPDRYEIAYGRRRTRAATALGKPVRAVVQDLTDAELVIAQGSENLAREDLSYIERAHFARNMERAGIARDLILKAMAVHRTELDRYLDIAESIPAPVLTIIGPAPKVGRPRWLTLADRIRAASPERIAAVLASPKLVGRPSDERFAVILTELAAPQPQKAKPKAETLKDPRGLKFARVERSTTGLRLTLDETIAPGFGDYLADRLPELLAAYRASRG; this comes from the coding sequence ATGTGGGCGGCGGCCCGTCCTGTGGCCGCGCAGGACGGGGCCGTGGTGGAACTCGATCCGGGTCTGTGTGAGCCATCCGCCATCGCCGACCGGGTGCCCGACGCGACGGACGCGACGTTCGAGGCTTTCGTGGATCAGATCCGGGAGGAGGGCCAGCATACGCCGATCCTCGTTCGCCGGCATCCGACCAAGCCCGACCGCTACGAGATCGCTTACGGGCGGCGACGGACGCGGGCGGCGACGGCGCTGGGCAAGCCCGTGCGCGCCGTCGTGCAGGACCTGACCGACGCCGAGCTCGTGATCGCACAGGGCTCCGAGAATCTGGCGCGCGAGGATCTCAGCTACATCGAGCGTGCCCATTTCGCCCGGAACATGGAGCGGGCCGGCATCGCCCGCGACCTGATCCTGAAGGCGATGGCCGTGCATCGGACCGAACTCGACCGCTATCTCGACATCGCGGAGAGCATCCCTGCCCCGGTTCTGACGATCATCGGTCCGGCCCCGAAGGTCGGTCGTCCGCGCTGGCTGACGCTCGCCGACCGGATCCGAGCGGCGAGCCCGGAGCGGATCGCCGCCGTCCTCGCCTCGCCGAAGCTGGTCGGCAGACCCTCCGATGAGCGCTTCGCCGTGATCCTGACCGAACTCGCCGCGCCGCAGCCGCAGAAGGCGAAGCCGAAGGCCGAGACGCTGAAGGATCCCAGAGGCCTGAAATTCGCCCGCGTAGAGCGGAGCACGACCGGTCTGCGCCTGACGCTCGATGAGACGATCGCGCCCGGCTTCGGTGATTACCTGGCCGACCGGTTGCCCGAACTCCTCGCAGCCTATCGAGCGAGCCGAGGCTGA